The Kiritimatiellia bacterium genome has a window encoding:
- a CDS encoding methyltransferase domain-containing protein, translating to MDNTYVHGYHPRENLRLQDQASTLVELLHSDTRYPPGSRVLEAGCGVGAQTVTLAGNSPQALITSVDISASSLAEARRQVAAAGLVNVHFQQADLFKLPFGPETFDHVFVCFVLEHLARPVEALRILKDQLRPGGTITVIEGDHGSAYFHPDSEAARRAIHCQVELQRRAGGDAMIGRRLYPLLLDAGFDGVAVSPRMVYADSSRPELVEGFTKNTFTAMIEGVREPALRDGLLDPGAFDEGLRALYRTTEPDGVFCYTFFKALARK from the coding sequence ATGGATAACACCTACGTGCACGGGTACCATCCCCGGGAAAATCTCCGCCTCCAGGACCAGGCCTCGACGCTGGTCGAACTGCTGCATTCCGACACGCGGTACCCGCCCGGCAGCCGGGTCCTGGAAGCCGGCTGCGGCGTCGGCGCCCAGACGGTCACCCTGGCCGGAAACAGTCCGCAGGCCCTGATCACATCCGTGGATATATCGGCAAGCTCGCTCGCGGAGGCGCGGCGGCAGGTAGCGGCGGCAGGCCTGGTCAACGTGCACTTTCAGCAGGCGGACCTATTCAAGCTGCCCTTCGGCCCGGAGACTTTCGACCACGTGTTCGTATGCTTTGTCCTGGAACACCTGGCCCGGCCCGTGGAAGCGTTGCGGATACTGAAGGATCAACTGCGGCCGGGGGGCACGATCACGGTGATCGAGGGCGACCACGGCTCGGCGTATTTCCATCCCGACAGCGAGGCCGCCCGCCGCGCGATTCACTGCCAGGTCGAGCTGCAGCGCCGGGCGGGCGGCGACGCCATGATCGGCCGGCGGCTGTACCCCCTGCTCCTCGATGCGGGTTTCGACGGGGTGGCCGTCTCGCCCCGGATGGTGTACGCCGATTCCAGCCGGCCCGAGTTGGTCGAGGGCTTCACGAAGAACACCTTCACCGCCATGATCGAGGGCGTCCGGGAGCCCGCCCTCCGCGACGGTCTTCTCGATCCGGGCGCCTTCGACGAAGGCCTTCGAGCCTTGTACCGCACGACGGAGCCGGACGGGGTTTTCTGCTACACCTTCTTCAAGGCGCTCGCCAGGAAGTAA
- the rsmB gene encoding 16S rRNA (cytosine(967)-C(5))-methyltransferase RsmB, with translation MNTEFRTSESAKARLDAARVISAWLSQGLFPDRLLHRLATQRSLAMELAYGVIRGWRALDWLRAQLAPRQPRPELDALALVGLQQLLFMDGMRDHAAVHETVEAARAAEGPRAAGFVNALLRRAQADRANLLARLAEQPPGIRLSHPDILLDRWTARYGVDAAARLCEWNNTPPAAALRPARGAPADFPERLRAAGIEVRPHPADPRFLELPHGHRVEALPGYAEGWFAVQDPSTAMAVDLLAPKPGERVLDACAAPGGKTILISERMERRGLLVAMDASAGRLDRLRENLARFQDDFVRVAQGRADDPALLEKGLPPDARGGFDAILADAPCTNTGVLRRRPDARWRFNADRLRGAVRQQRALLDALAVTVAPGGRIVYSTCSLEPEEDEEQVRSWLKEHPGFSMEAERTLRPPGSKTDGAYAARLVRRG, from the coding sequence TTGAACACGGAATTCCGCACGTCCGAATCCGCGAAGGCGCGCCTCGATGCGGCACGGGTCATCTCGGCCTGGTTGAGCCAGGGTCTGTTTCCGGATCGCTTGCTCCATCGCCTCGCCACCCAACGGTCGTTGGCCATGGAACTGGCCTACGGGGTCATCCGCGGCTGGCGCGCCCTGGACTGGCTCCGCGCGCAGCTCGCGCCGCGCCAACCCCGGCCGGAACTGGACGCCCTGGCGCTCGTCGGCCTCCAGCAACTGCTTTTCATGGACGGCATGCGGGACCACGCCGCCGTCCACGAAACCGTCGAGGCCGCGCGCGCGGCGGAGGGCCCCCGCGCCGCCGGCTTCGTCAATGCCCTGCTGCGCCGCGCGCAGGCCGACCGGGCGAACCTGCTGGCGCGCCTGGCGGAACAGCCGCCCGGAATCCGCCTCTCCCATCCGGACATCCTGCTGGACCGCTGGACCGCCCGCTACGGCGTCGACGCCGCCGCCCGCCTCTGCGAATGGAATAACACGCCGCCCGCCGCGGCGCTGCGACCGGCCCGCGGCGCCCCGGCGGACTTTCCAGAACGGCTCCGCGCCGCCGGCATCGAGGTCCGCCCCCACCCGGCCGATCCCCGCTTCCTCGAATTGCCGCACGGCCACCGCGTGGAGGCCCTGCCCGGCTACGCCGAGGGCTGGTTCGCCGTCCAGGATCCCTCTACCGCCATGGCCGTGGACTTGCTCGCGCCGAAACCGGGCGAACGCGTACTCGACGCCTGCGCGGCGCCGGGCGGCAAAACGATCCTGATCTCCGAGCGGATGGAGCGCCGAGGGCTCCTCGTCGCCATGGATGCCTCCGCCGGGCGCCTGGACCGCCTCCGCGAAAACCTGGCGCGGTTCCAGGACGATTTCGTGCGCGTGGCGCAAGGGCGCGCGGACGATCCCGCCTTGCTCGAAAAAGGCCTGCCGCCGGACGCGCGCGGCGGGTTCGATGCGATCCTCGCGGACGCGCCCTGCACCAACACGGGCGTGCTGCGCCGCAGGCCCGACGCCCGCTGGCGGTTCAACGCGGACCGCCTGCGGGGCGCGGTCCGCCAGCAGCGGGCGCTGCTCGACGCGCTGGCCGTCACCGTTGCCCCCGGCGGCCGGATCGTGTATAGCACGTGCAGCCTCGAGCCCGAGGAGGACGAAGAGCAGGTCCGGTCATGGCTGAAAGAGCATCCCGGTTTTTCCATGGAAGCGGAACGCACCCTGCGCCCGCCCGGTTCGAAGACCGACGGAGCCTACGCGGCCAGGCTCGTCCGCCGAGGGTGA